The following proteins come from a genomic window of Anas acuta chromosome 22, bAnaAcu1.1, whole genome shotgun sequence:
- the MIIP gene encoding migration and invasion-inhibitory protein isoform X1 encodes MELEHLSRLRQANKDLLQKLRMKQEEMRKRLPSKPLIPASLHNVATTEGSVPLPKREKENQVDAVSTQHDPATLVSVEPRAYAARAALCSSLKCSSNDRAVQQQMKVQELVSLDSSFPDKEKNVMPVSTITACGRETCRVDRYGHDQESAENKTLLLGHGENKNQSALPHGLNEKKQPKAHLDLPLNNKQSEETSKGPITPKSVLLTSQSKEWKKEAAHVTFQSEPEEYALPVSSWSVRPFLGYDWIAGLLDTDSSVAEKSDQYFAELHEFRQANKEACIHEQPLEPKALDCIIPEQEQDLITSSHKCVYCYRLNQRLFTVPVDSESACPVCKMPRAHQPAETLEEPAYVRVSIPRSTLLPAYKHKAHRRKSFEPADSLALPSHCLVGWENIIPSSNSTLSNLDLRASVEEKSSHHPRVNLVSRVSGGTRTDQLLTLSRSTLFRFSKASQRREQNKYGHYRVAPNLNTTTSTVNH; translated from the exons ATGGAGTTAGAGCACCTGAGTAGGCTGCGTCAGGCCAACAAAGACCTTCTACAAAAGCTAAGAATGAAGCAGGAAGAGATGAGAAAACGTCTTCCCAGCAAGCCACTTATTCCAGCATCTCTTCATAACGTAGCAACCACAGAAGGATCTGTCCCCTTGCCCAAGAGAGAA aaggaaaatcaaGTTGATGCTGTGTCTACTCAACATGATCCTGCAACGTTGGTGTCTGTGGAACCCAGAGCTTATGCAGCCAGAGCAGCCCTCTGTTCTTCACTCAAATGCAGCAGCAATGACAGAGCGGTGCAGCAACAAATGAAGGTGCAGGAATTAGTAAGTTTGGATTCCAGCTTTCctgataaagagaaaaatgttatgcCTGTGTCCACAATTACTGCATGTGGTAGAGAAACCTGCAGAGTGGATAGGTATGGCCACGATCAAGAAAGTGCAGAGAACAAAACTTTGCTTCTGGGACATGGAGAGAACAAAAACCAGTCCGCTCTTCCACATGGTCTCAATGAGAAAAAACAACCGAAGGCTCACTTGGACCTACCACTGAACAATAAACAAAGTGAAGAGACCAGCAAGGGGCCCATAACCCCTAAGTCAGTCCTGCTGACATCTCAGTCCAAAGAGTGGAAG aaggAAGCTGCTCATGTGACTTTTCAGTCTGAGCCTGAAGAATATGCCCTGCCTGTGAGTAGCTGGTCTGTGCGTCCATTCCTGGGCTATGACTGGATTGCAG GGCTCCTAGATACAGACTCTTCAGTAGCAGAAAAATCTGATCAATATTTTGCTGAGCTGCATGAGTTCCGACAGGCCAACAAAGAAGCATGTATCCACGAGCAGCCCCTGGA GCCCAAGGCTCTGGATTGCATAATTCCTGAACAAGAACAAGATTTGATAACCAGTTCCCATAAGT GTGTTTACTGCTATCGATTAAACCAGCGCCTCTTCACTGTCCCTGTGGATTCAGAATCTGCCTGTCCCGTGTGTAAGATGCCACGTGCCCACCAGCCCGCAGAGACACTGGAAGAGCCAGCCTATGTCAG GGTCAGCATTCCCAGGTCTACTCTTCTGCCTGCCTACAAACACAAAGCTCATCGCAGGAAAAGCTTTGAACCAGCAGACAGTCTAGCATTACCCTCG CATTGCCTGGTTGGCTGGGAAAACATCATCCCTTCCAGTAACTCCACGCTCAGCAATTTGGATCTGCGAGCTTCAGTGGAAGAGAAGTCTTCTCACCATCCCCGTGTG AACTTGGTGTCCAGAGTGTCAGGAGGAACCAGAACTGACCAGCTTCTAACCCTGAGCCGTTCAACACTCTTCAGATTTAGCAAGGCTTCTCAGCGGAGGGAGCAAAACAAATATGGACACTACAGAGTGGCTCCAAATTTAAATACAACTACCTCAACTGTGAACCACTGA
- the MIIP gene encoding migration and invasion-inhibitory protein isoform X2 — MELEHLSRLRQANKDLLQKLRMKQEEMRKRLPSKPLIPASLHNVATTEGSVPLPKREKENQVDAVSTQHDPATLVSVEPRAYAARAALCSSLKCSSNDRAVQQQMKVQELVSLDSSFPDKEKNVMPVSTITACGRETCRVDRYGHDQESAENKTLLLGHGENKNQSALPHGLNEKKQPKAHLDLPLNNKQSEETSKGPITPKSVLLTSQSKEWKEAAHVTFQSEPEEYALPVSSWSVRPFLGYDWIAGLLDTDSSVAEKSDQYFAELHEFRQANKEACIHEQPLEPKALDCIIPEQEQDLITSSHKCVYCYRLNQRLFTVPVDSESACPVCKMPRAHQPAETLEEPAYVRVSIPRSTLLPAYKHKAHRRKSFEPADSLALPSHCLVGWENIIPSSNSTLSNLDLRASVEEKSSHHPRVNLVSRVSGGTRTDQLLTLSRSTLFRFSKASQRREQNKYGHYRVAPNLNTTTSTVNH, encoded by the exons ATGGAGTTAGAGCACCTGAGTAGGCTGCGTCAGGCCAACAAAGACCTTCTACAAAAGCTAAGAATGAAGCAGGAAGAGATGAGAAAACGTCTTCCCAGCAAGCCACTTATTCCAGCATCTCTTCATAACGTAGCAACCACAGAAGGATCTGTCCCCTTGCCCAAGAGAGAA aaggaaaatcaaGTTGATGCTGTGTCTACTCAACATGATCCTGCAACGTTGGTGTCTGTGGAACCCAGAGCTTATGCAGCCAGAGCAGCCCTCTGTTCTTCACTCAAATGCAGCAGCAATGACAGAGCGGTGCAGCAACAAATGAAGGTGCAGGAATTAGTAAGTTTGGATTCCAGCTTTCctgataaagagaaaaatgttatgcCTGTGTCCACAATTACTGCATGTGGTAGAGAAACCTGCAGAGTGGATAGGTATGGCCACGATCAAGAAAGTGCAGAGAACAAAACTTTGCTTCTGGGACATGGAGAGAACAAAAACCAGTCCGCTCTTCCACATGGTCTCAATGAGAAAAAACAACCGAAGGCTCACTTGGACCTACCACTGAACAATAAACAAAGTGAAGAGACCAGCAAGGGGCCCATAACCCCTAAGTCAGTCCTGCTGACATCTCAGTCCAAAGAGTGGAAG gAAGCTGCTCATGTGACTTTTCAGTCTGAGCCTGAAGAATATGCCCTGCCTGTGAGTAGCTGGTCTGTGCGTCCATTCCTGGGCTATGACTGGATTGCAG GGCTCCTAGATACAGACTCTTCAGTAGCAGAAAAATCTGATCAATATTTTGCTGAGCTGCATGAGTTCCGACAGGCCAACAAAGAAGCATGTATCCACGAGCAGCCCCTGGA GCCCAAGGCTCTGGATTGCATAATTCCTGAACAAGAACAAGATTTGATAACCAGTTCCCATAAGT GTGTTTACTGCTATCGATTAAACCAGCGCCTCTTCACTGTCCCTGTGGATTCAGAATCTGCCTGTCCCGTGTGTAAGATGCCACGTGCCCACCAGCCCGCAGAGACACTGGAAGAGCCAGCCTATGTCAG GGTCAGCATTCCCAGGTCTACTCTTCTGCCTGCCTACAAACACAAAGCTCATCGCAGGAAAAGCTTTGAACCAGCAGACAGTCTAGCATTACCCTCG CATTGCCTGGTTGGCTGGGAAAACATCATCCCTTCCAGTAACTCCACGCTCAGCAATTTGGATCTGCGAGCTTCAGTGGAAGAGAAGTCTTCTCACCATCCCCGTGTG AACTTGGTGTCCAGAGTGTCAGGAGGAACCAGAACTGACCAGCTTCTAACCCTGAGCCGTTCAACACTCTTCAGATTTAGCAAGGCTTCTCAGCGGAGGGAGCAAAACAAATATGGACACTACAGAGTGGCTCCAAATTTAAATACAACTACCTCAACTGTGAACCACTGA
- the MIIP gene encoding migration and invasion-inhibitory protein isoform X3 codes for MELEHLSRLRQANKDLLQKLRMKQEEMRKRLPSKPLIPASLHNVATTEGSVPLPKREKENQVDAVSTQHDPATLVSVEPRAYAARAALCSSLKCSSNDRAVQQQMKVQELVSLDSSFPDKEKNVMPVSTITACGRETCRVDRYGHDQESAENKTLLLGHGENKNQSALPHGLNEKKQPKAHLDLPLNNKQSEETSKGPITPKSVLLTSQSKEWKKEAAHVTFQSEPEEYALPVSSWSVRPFLGYDWIAGLLDTDSSVAEKSDQYFAELHEFRQANKEACIHEQPLEPKALDCIIPEQEQDLITSSHKCVYCYRLNQRLFTVPVDSESACPVCKMPRAHQPAETLEEPAYVRVSIPRSTLLPAYKHKAHRRKSFEPADSLALPSHCLVGWENIIPSSNSTLSNLDLRASVEEKSSHHPRVEYDNH; via the exons ATGGAGTTAGAGCACCTGAGTAGGCTGCGTCAGGCCAACAAAGACCTTCTACAAAAGCTAAGAATGAAGCAGGAAGAGATGAGAAAACGTCTTCCCAGCAAGCCACTTATTCCAGCATCTCTTCATAACGTAGCAACCACAGAAGGATCTGTCCCCTTGCCCAAGAGAGAA aaggaaaatcaaGTTGATGCTGTGTCTACTCAACATGATCCTGCAACGTTGGTGTCTGTGGAACCCAGAGCTTATGCAGCCAGAGCAGCCCTCTGTTCTTCACTCAAATGCAGCAGCAATGACAGAGCGGTGCAGCAACAAATGAAGGTGCAGGAATTAGTAAGTTTGGATTCCAGCTTTCctgataaagagaaaaatgttatgcCTGTGTCCACAATTACTGCATGTGGTAGAGAAACCTGCAGAGTGGATAGGTATGGCCACGATCAAGAAAGTGCAGAGAACAAAACTTTGCTTCTGGGACATGGAGAGAACAAAAACCAGTCCGCTCTTCCACATGGTCTCAATGAGAAAAAACAACCGAAGGCTCACTTGGACCTACCACTGAACAATAAACAAAGTGAAGAGACCAGCAAGGGGCCCATAACCCCTAAGTCAGTCCTGCTGACATCTCAGTCCAAAGAGTGGAAG aaggAAGCTGCTCATGTGACTTTTCAGTCTGAGCCTGAAGAATATGCCCTGCCTGTGAGTAGCTGGTCTGTGCGTCCATTCCTGGGCTATGACTGGATTGCAG GGCTCCTAGATACAGACTCTTCAGTAGCAGAAAAATCTGATCAATATTTTGCTGAGCTGCATGAGTTCCGACAGGCCAACAAAGAAGCATGTATCCACGAGCAGCCCCTGGA GCCCAAGGCTCTGGATTGCATAATTCCTGAACAAGAACAAGATTTGATAACCAGTTCCCATAAGT GTGTTTACTGCTATCGATTAAACCAGCGCCTCTTCACTGTCCCTGTGGATTCAGAATCTGCCTGTCCCGTGTGTAAGATGCCACGTGCCCACCAGCCCGCAGAGACACTGGAAGAGCCAGCCTATGTCAG GGTCAGCATTCCCAGGTCTACTCTTCTGCCTGCCTACAAACACAAAGCTCATCGCAGGAAAAGCTTTGAACCAGCAGACAGTCTAGCATTACCCTCG CATTGCCTGGTTGGCTGGGAAAACATCATCCCTTCCAGTAACTCCACGCTCAGCAATTTGGATCTGCGAGCTTCAGTGGAAGAGAAGTCTTCTCACCATCCCCGTGTG GAGTATGATAATCATTGA